From a single Miscanthus floridulus cultivar M001 chromosome 8, ASM1932011v1, whole genome shotgun sequence genomic region:
- the LOC136471324 gene encoding uncharacterized protein: MGSRQIVAVLQVGGEFSTDDDGRMSYYGGEAHAMHVKSDWTFKAFKHEISSTLNNLKLDSYVFKYFLPRNDKTLISISNDKDLKRMVEFHAESETTYIYVMKKADNRLKISIAGADAPADCAVIATTPDGSKRQKICASWENAITGAGQVFQSAKEFRDALHKYAIAHRFHYKFVKNDSSRVTAECTDGGCAWRIHASKSRSKEFMVKKVFGTHTCESETIKSHRLASQKWVASVIKEKIRDSPNYRPRDIANDLQREYGLCLNYSQAWRGKAIARKELYSSDEEACNQLPWFCQRIVETNPGSVATVVALEDSKFRFFVAFHASLHGFEHGCRHLLFLDVISVRSNKHWKLLAATSVDGEGDIFPVALSVVDDENQENWHWFLEQLNDSLPALGAITFISNGKNGLWDEVSLIFPDSYHGYHVNCFIDEFKQQLDGSWSEEVKDTMVAHLEKAIYSCKVDEFNQYVELIKTESDKLAEWLLETKPERWSDAFFKGSRLGQYTCNVSETISDWIPSRYELSVVQLVDTIRCNLMEMMYTRRESSNTWTEVLTPSANQKLQEQMNKALTLNVVCSTGNDGNGHVFEVCDDSVNVVNIDSWECTCRKWHVSGIPCSHAIAVFDRTEQCPLDYCSKYFTTECYRLTYAMSINPIPDVFVPTAAGDPSQGTTTLLSSPILTRRQVGRPKEKPADPRIAIKRAVRCSRCKGYGHNKATCKVPISA; the protein is encoded by the exons ATGGGAAGTAGGCAAATTGTTGCTGTTCTTCAAGTAGGTGGAGAATTTTCAACAGATGATGATGGACGGATGTCCTATTATGGTGGAGAGGCTCATGCTATGCATGTGAAGAGTGATTGGACTTTTAAAGCGTTTAAACATGAAATATCTTCAACACTCAATAATCTCAAACTTGATTCCTATGTGTTCAAGTACTTCCTTCCGAGAAATGACAAAACTTTGATTTCAATATCAAATGACAAAGACTTGAAGCGCATGGTTGAATTCCATGCGGAGTCAGAAACAACTTACATATATGTCATGAAGAAGGCTGACAACAG GCTGAAGATCTCCATTGCAGGCGCTGACGCTCCTGCAGATTGTGCTGTGATAGCAACTACTCCAGATGGATCCAAGCGGCAAAAGATTTGTGCTAGTTGGGAGAATGCGATCACAGGAGCTGGTCAAGTGTTTCAAAGTGCAAAGGAATTCCGAGATGCATTACACAAGTATGCTATTGCTCATAGGTTTCATTACAAATTTGTCAAGAATGACTCTTCTCGTGTAACCGCGGAATGTACTGATGGAGGGTGTGCATGGCGTATACATGCATCAAAGTCTCGTTCAAAGGAGTTCATGGTCAAGAAAGTTTTTGGTACTCATACTTGTGAATCAGAGACCATCAAAAGTCATCGTTTGGCATCTCAGAAATGGGTTGCTAGTGTTATTAAGGAAAAAATACGTGATAGTCCAAACTACAGGCCAAGAGATATTGCGAATGATCTCCAACGTGAATATGGATTGTGCCTCAACTACTCCCAAGCTTGGCGTGGTAAAGCAATAGCCCGAAAAGAACTTTACAGCTCAGATGAAGAGGCATGCAATCAGCTACCTTGGTTTTGCCAAAGGATTGTTGAGACCAACCCTGGAAGTGTGGCAACAGTAGTGGCCTTGGAAGATTCGAAGTTTCGATTTTTTGTTGCATTCCATGCCTCCCTTCATGGTTTTGAGCATGGTTGCAGGCATCTTCTCTTTCTTGATGTGATTTCTGTCAGATCAAATAAACACTGGAAGCTATTAGCTGCTACTTCAGTTGATGGTGAAGGTGATATCTTCCCTGTTGCACTGTCTGTAGTGGATGATGAGAATCAAGAAAATTGGCATTGGTTTCTTGAGCAGCTAAATGATTCATTACCTGCACTTGGAGCAATAACATTCATATCTAATGGTAAGAATGGTCTGTGGGACGAGGTTTCTCTTATATTTCCAGATAGTTATCATGGATACCATGTCAACTGTTTTATTGACGAATTCAAGCAGCAGTTGGATGGCAGTTGGAGTGAAGAAGTAAAAGATACGATGGTTGCGCATCTTGAGAAAGCCATTTATTCATGCAAAGTTGATGAATTCAATCAGTATGTTGAACTCATCAAAACTGAATCTGATAAGCTTGCTGAATGGCTTTTGGAAACTAAACCAGAGCGGTGGTCAGATGCCTTTTTCAAAGGGTCACGACTTGGGCAGTACACTTGCAATGTTTCTGAGACAATTTCGGATTGGATTCCTAGCAGATATGAGCTCTCAGTAGTGCAGTTGGTTGACACGATCAGATGCAACCTAATGGAGATGATGTATACACGCAGGGAATCTTCCAATACCTGGACAGAAGTCTTAACACCATCAGCCAATCAGAAACTTCAGGAACAGATGAACAAAGCTCTCACACTCAATGTTGTTTGCTCAACTGGAAATGATGGAAATGGTCATGTGTTTGAGGTGTGTGATGACTCGGTCAATGTTGTCAACATTGATTCATGGGAGTGCACCTGCAGAAAATGGCATGTGTCTGGGATTCCTTGCTCACATGCAATTGCGGTATTTGACCGTACTGAGCAGTGTCCACTTGACTACTGCTCCAAGTATTTCACAACGGAATGTTACCGCTTGACTTATGCCATGTCCATAAATCCAATACCTGATGTTTTTGTACCTACTGCAGCAGGTGACCCATCACAGGGCACGACGACATTACTTTCAAGCCCCATTCTGACCCGAAGACAAGTGGGCAGACCAAAGGAAAAGCCAGCTGATCCGCGTATTGCAATCAAAAGAGCAGTGCGCTGCAGCAGATGCAAGGGCTATGGGCACAATAAAGCAACTTGCAAAGTCCCCATCTCAGCCTAG